The Acinetobacter wuhouensis genome includes the window ATAGATTCTAAAATATGGTGCCCTTTTGTGAAAACGTCACAAGTTGGATAATTTTATCGCGTTTTATATGCTGGCTCACTATTGTCTATTTTCAATAATAGATTGACGAAATCCTGAATATTTTCATTATTTAACTGATAAGGCTGAAACTTTTCTAAACCAAGTTTTGCAAAAAAACGAGAAATTTTTGTAGAGTCTTTGACATATTTCATCGACCATTTTGAAAAATATAACTGTTTCAATGGCTGATCTGGAAAACGATGTAAATTTATATGTCTTTGATCATTTGAGATTCTTCCATATAAATCATCTAATACAGCCTGTTGTCCTTCTAAACACTGAAAAAAAACACCTTCAGAATAATACAGCACACCATAAATTTGATGTTCCTGATTAAATTGTCTTGCCGTAGACAAAATATCACTGAGATCTTCTAATAAATTTTTATCATGCTCCACTCGCGTACTGACATAACAGAGTCTAATAAACATGCTATTTCCTTTATTTATATCATTCTAATTTAATGTGTTTTAGATTTAATTTTTGATTCAATCATTTTCTTCTAAACTCAAATATACAAGAACTTTCCCTGAATAAAAAGCCCATTTACACAGCGCGTATATGCAATCGGTCATCTCAAAAAAATAGCCCAACATATGGGCTATTTATCTTTAAACTTACTTAACTTTTTATATTACGCCACGACATCTGAAAAACTTTTCTCACGGCGAAACATCACTTCAACATAGGAACAAGTCGGCACAATTTTAAGCTGTTTCTTACGTGCAAAATCAACTAAAACATCCAATAATTGGCGTGCCATACCTTGACCACGAAGTGAATCATCTACCCATGTATGGTTGGCAATAATTTTTTGCTCTCCACTCCAGACATAACTGATCTCAGCAATCCGTTTGCCTTGCTCATTGTCGAGGTAAAATTCACCATTGTGTTGATTATCTACATGTTGGAATTGCATCATTATTTCTCATCATTCTTTATGGCACATTCCAACTGTAACAAAGTGATCTTAAGATTTCAAAACATCACGAATCGATGGATCTTTATCAAACACAGATTTGGCAAAAGGGCATAAAGGAATAATTTGGATATTTTTTTGACGTGCCATATCAACCACTTGATCAAGTAGTTTGCGCCCAACACTTTGACCACGTAATTCATCTTCAACCGTAGTATGATCAATGATCAGCATGGTTTCACCTGCCCATGTATATGCCATTTCAGCCAAATGGTGATTTTCTTCACCAATATAAAATTCACCCTTTTTACCATTATCTTGATGTTTAATTTCTAACATGGTCATTACTCTTATATTGTTCAATTTTTTAGATTTTAAAAAATGCCACAATTCAATTTGAATTATTGTTAAATTTTGTCGGACAAACTCTAATTTTTTATATCAAAACTCAACTTAACATTTAAAAAAAATCAGCCTAAAATTTAGGACTATTCTTTTAAATTCTTGACTATGTCAGCCTCTACTCCCCAAAACCCTATGCCACAACCTGCTCCCAGTGAAACTCAACAATGGATCAGTGTGATTAGTCTGGCTTTCGCTGCATTTATTTTTAATACCACTGAATTTGTTCCTGTTGCTTTACTTAGTGATATTGGAAATAGCTTTGCCATGCCTGCAACAGATGCAGGCATCATGATCACCCTATATGCATGGGTGGTTGCTCCCATGTCATTACCAATTATGCTGTTAACCAAAAATATTGAACGGCGCTTTTTACTGATCGCACTGTTTTCTGTTTTTGTCGTGAGTCATGTTTTATCTTACTTCTCATGGAGTTTTAATGTGCTGTTGCTGAGTCGTATCGGCATCGCATTCGCTCATGCACTATTTTGGTCAATTACTGCTTCATTGGCGGTGCGGGTTGCGCCAAAAGGCAAAGAATTACAAGCTTTGGGCTTACTCGCCACTGGTACAGCATTGGCAATGGTCTTAGGGATTCCATTTGGGCGAATGATTGGTGAAACCTACGGTTGGCGTAATACTTTTGCGCTGATTGCCATCGGTGCAACGCTTGTGTGCTTTATTTTGGCAAAAACCTTACCCAAATTACCAAGTGTCAATTCGGGGTCACTCAGCAGTCTGAAACTGTTTTGGCAACGCCCTAGCTTGTTGATGGTATTTGCCTTAACCGTGATTGTAGTGACGGCACAATTTACCGCCTATAGCTATATTGAACCATTTGCCTTAAATATTGCACATTTTAGCTCATCACAAACCACAACATTATTGCTAGTTTATGGTGTCACTGGTTTTCTTGGCTCTTATTTATTTGGAAAATTTGCCCGTAAATATCCGAAATTACCAATCCCATTAAGCAGTGCTGTGATTGCAGCTGCCATGTTATTGCTCATTCCACTGTCTACAAACTTCATCAGTTTCAGCGTGATTTGTGGGCTTTGGGGCATGGCAATTATTTGTTTCAGTCTTGCGCAACAAGCCAAAACCTTGGATTTTGCTTCAGATGCAACCGATGTCTCTATGGCGATTCATTCAGGCTTATACAATGTCGGTATCGGTGCAGGTGCTTTGATTGGTGGTCTTGCCACAACAAACTTTGGTTTGAATCAAATCGGTATTGTCGGTGGAATCATTGCAGTGATAGGGACATTATTGGCACTGGTTTTAGTACAGCGTAAAGACTTTTTAACGGGTATTAAATAAACAAATAATTTGCACATTGCTTATAAATATGCGATTCTGTGCGCATATTAAGAAATCAACGATTTCTTTAACCCAATTTGTTGAACAAGGGGAGTAGCCTCCCATCAGACTATCGTCATTACGCATTTTTTCTGATTAAGATAAAAATGCCGGTATCTGAGCATTATCCGCATAAGATAATGTAGGCAAGACCTTGATCATGTTGATACAGATGTTTAATCATCTGGCAACTGATCAAGGTTTTTTTATGCCTGATTGATTGCCAGACTTGGAGAATTTTATGGAATCCATTGGCAATCCATGGCTATATCTGGCGTTCTTTGCCATCGTCAGTGTCATGTTACTGATTGACTTTCTTGGTTTTAAACAAAAAGAAGGGCAAGAAGTCAAAGTCAAAACCGCAGCCTATTGGAGTATTGCATGGGTCACTATTGCAACACTTTTTGGTGGTGGCTTGTGGTTCTATCTACAACAAACAGCAGGCGTGACCATCGCAAATGCAAAAACCATGGAGTATTTTGCAGGTTATTTACTGGAAAAATCCCTCGCAATTGATAATGTATTCGTGTGGATGATGATCTTCGCGGCATTTAGTATTTCGCCTGCATTACAACGTAAATTATTACTTTATGGTGTATTGGGTGCGATCGTTTTAAGAACCATTTTTATCTTTATCGGTGCATGGTTCGTTCAAGAGTTCTCTTGGATTCTCTATCTCTTCGGTGCATTCCTCGTCTATACAGGTTTTAAATTCCTCAAAGGTCAGGAAGAAGAAGACACCAATATCGAAGATATGGCGATTTTAAAATGGTTACGTAAACACATGCGGATCACGCCACAGCTCGAAGGTGGCAAATTCTTTGTTCGTCAAAATGGTGTACTGTGGGCAACCCCATTATTCCTTGTATTGATCTTGGTTGAAGCATCAGATGTGATCTTTGCTGTTGATTCAATCCCTGCGATCTTTGCTGTTACCACTGACCCGTTCATTGTACTCACAGCAAACTTAATGGCAATCTTAGGTCTACGTGCGATGTTCTTCTTACTGTCAGGTGCTGCATCGAAAATGCATTATCTACCCTATGGCTTGGGTCTGATTCTTGTGTTCATCGGCTTTAAGATGCTCATGCTCGATGTGTTCCACATGCCAATTTGGATCTCGTTAAGTTTCATTGTGATTGTCTTGACGATTACTGCAATTCTGTCAATTCGTCATAGTAAAAAATACAACGAAACAACCTTATAAGTTGATTGAAAATACAGAGCCTTCCGAATGGAGGGCTTTTTTATTCCACGTAAAAACAGTAGATTAGTGATACAGCGAAATAAGAGAATAAAATGAACGATGCATGTTTAACCATTAACTTTCAAAGCAAAAATGTATCCATTGATGGACGAGCGATTACTTTAGAAAATTTGATCAATGGGTTATTTCATACTGAATTTAATCAAGAAAAACAGCTTTGGACTATTAAAAATACTTTCAAAATATATGGTCATACGGGCAATAATATCTATGTTGAACAACTGCCAACAGGGCTAAAATTTTTTATTATGCTTTGGGCTGAAGAAGGGCATTTAGTCGATTCTAAAATCGTAAAAAAGCTTAAATCTAAACTCAAAGTTAAAATTGAGCATAATTCTAAAGTATCTATACTCGATACAGCATGGGCAAAAGCATCGCTAGACTATGATATTCGATATAATGGTATTACGCTTATCTTAGAAAACTAATCTATGATTTCTAGTCTATTCCAACGCTCAAAAAACCGTTTAGATTGCACACGCTCTAAGAATACTTCGTGACTCACCAAACAATCATTCCAACGGACTTTAAGTTCAAACAAATCATTTAAACCAAATGGCGCAATGATCTCCAGATCATCATTTTTCAATAATCGTACTGCAATTGCAGTCGCAGTTTCTGGCCAAGTTGCAAGTGCTTCTGCTAATGATGAATATTGTGCAACAGAGCGACCATCATCAGTTGTATACCAAGTATGGACAAAGGCTTGATTGACCACATCCCATGTATTTTCAGGAAACTTTTGACTGAGTAATTGTGTTAATCGTTGCTGTTCATCTTCAATAGCGTTTGTATCATAAAAAATCACATCAATCTCAGTCTGTTCAATGAGATAGTGCTGATCATGCAAAACTGACCACACCATATTGCGAATAACGCCAGCGCTTAAATAAGCAGAAGAATTTATTTCTCTGAGAAATTTTAAACGATGTAAAAATACAGGATGTGCATAGATGATCTGCTTCAAATCTTGTGAATATTTCATGCCTTACCGCCTATCTCGAATGTCTATTTTGAAATAAAACTTTCCAGATGTTTTGAATATCATCCATAACATCAATTTTCAATCAAACATACTTTTTATCTTTTTTTATCCGCTCACAGACTGTACATTCACCCCTCATACTCATATTATACGGCGTATAAAATAATTTTCTTTTTTATCATTTATAAAGCAAATAGATAAAAATTCCGAATGATGTAAGGCAAATCATGCGTTCAAAAAAAATCAGTCTGGTTGTCGTTCCGCTCTTAATCACTGCTTGTAGTAGTAATGACAAACCGCTTGTTCAAGATGTTTACAATAGTCAATATGATTGTTCATATGATTGGAATACAGAACTATGTGAAGAAGAGCAAACCACGACATCTTCAAGTAGTTCACATGGCGGTGGATATTATTATGGTGGTTCAGGCACACGCTATGTCGGACCACAGTATTATGATGGCAATCGAAAAGTGAACTATTTAGGTCGTAAAGTTGAGCCTTCGACCAATCTCAGTGTGGGACAACCCTTTGTTTCCCAAGTTAGTAAAAGTAGTAGTAAATCCTCACCTGTCCGTGGTGGCTTTGGTCGTAGTGGCTTCTCTTTTGGTGGATAATTTACACGTTTTACCCCCTCTATATTTAATGTTTAAGCTTTCACTATTCTCCTAATATCTTATGAAAAGAAAACGCTTCCAAGCACGTCCCGACTGGCAACAACAACATGAGCAAATCGGTTTTGATTATTACAATCTCCCATCATTAGATGGCTCGATTTATTGGTCAGAAGGCGTGGCTTATGAGTTTACTTTAAAGCAAATAGAGCAACTTGAAGATGCCTCCAATGAACTGCATCAAATGTGTATGCAAGTGGCTGGAGAAATGATTCAAAAGGGCAACTATCCTGACTATTTTCAGATTCCGCAGGCAGCAATTCCACTGATTGAACATTCATGGCATCATCAAGCACCGATGCTCTATGGACGTTTTGACTTTGCCTACGATGGTCATCAGATCAAAATGTTGGAATACAATGCCGATACTCCGACAGGTTTACTTGAAGCTTCTGTTGCACAATGGCATTGGATTGAACAAGTTGAAAATATTCCGCATCGTGATCAGTTCAACAGCATTCATGAAGATTTGATCAAGCGCTGGAAAACCATTTTTCCTCGTGGCTCACATATTCATTTTGCAGCTTGCCAAGAAGCAGGGCGTGAGGATTGGGGCAATCTCGAATATTTAATGGATACAGCGTTCCAAGCAGGGCATAAAGTTTCTGAACTCTCCATGGAAAATATCGGTTGGGATGGGCAAAATTTCCTTGATC containing:
- a CDS encoding BLUF domain-containing protein, with product MFIRLCYVSTRVEHDKNLLEDLSDILSTARQFNQEHQIYGVLYYSEGVFFQCLEGQQAVLDDLYGRISNDQRHINLHRFPDQPLKQLYFSKWSMKYVKDSTKISRFFAKLGLEKFQPYQLNNENIQDFVNLLLKIDNSEPAYKTR
- a CDS encoding GNAT family N-acetyltransferase, producing MQFQHVDNQHNGEFYLDNEQGKRIAEISYVWSGEQKIIANHTWVDDSLRGQGMARQLLDVLVDFARKKQLKIVPTCSYVEVMFRREKSFSDVVA
- a CDS encoding GNAT family N-acetyltransferase, whose protein sequence is MLEIKHQDNGKKGEFYIGEENHHLAEMAYTWAGETMLIIDHTTVEDELRGQSVGRKLLDQVVDMARQKNIQIIPLCPFAKSVFDKDPSIRDVLKS
- a CDS encoding sugar transporter, which translates into the protein MSASTPQNPMPQPAPSETQQWISVISLAFAAFIFNTTEFVPVALLSDIGNSFAMPATDAGIMITLYAWVVAPMSLPIMLLTKNIERRFLLIALFSVFVVSHVLSYFSWSFNVLLLSRIGIAFAHALFWSITASLAVRVAPKGKELQALGLLATGTALAMVLGIPFGRMIGETYGWRNTFALIAIGATLVCFILAKTLPKLPSVNSGSLSSLKLFWQRPSLLMVFALTVIVVTAQFTAYSYIEPFALNIAHFSSSQTTTLLLVYGVTGFLGSYLFGKFARKYPKLPIPLSSAVIAAAMLLLIPLSTNFISFSVICGLWGMAIICFSLAQQAKTLDFASDATDVSMAIHSGLYNVGIGAGALIGGLATTNFGLNQIGIVGGIIAVIGTLLALVLVQRKDFLTGIK
- a CDS encoding TerC family protein encodes the protein MESIGNPWLYLAFFAIVSVMLLIDFLGFKQKEGQEVKVKTAAYWSIAWVTIATLFGGGLWFYLQQTAGVTIANAKTMEYFAGYLLEKSLAIDNVFVWMMIFAAFSISPALQRKLLLYGVLGAIVLRTIFIFIGAWFVQEFSWILYLFGAFLVYTGFKFLKGQEEEDTNIEDMAILKWLRKHMRITPQLEGGKFFVRQNGVLWATPLFLVLILVEASDVIFAVDSIPAIFAVTTDPFIVLTANLMAILGLRAMFFLLSGAASKMHYLPYGLGLILVFIGFKMLMLDVFHMPIWISLSFIVIVLTITAILSIRHSKKYNETTL
- a CDS encoding nucleotidyltransferase family protein — encoded protein: MKYSQDLKQIIYAHPVFLHRLKFLREINSSAYLSAGVIRNMVWSVLHDQHYLIEQTEIDVIFYDTNAIEDEQQRLTQLLSQKFPENTWDVVNQAFVHTWYTTDDGRSVAQYSSLAEALATWPETATAIAVRLLKNDDLEIIAPFGLNDLFELKVRWNDCLVSHEVFLERVQSKRFFERWNRLEIID
- a CDS encoding glutathionylspermidine synthase family protein — its product is MKRKRFQARPDWQQQHEQIGFDYYNLPSLDGSIYWSEGVAYEFTLKQIEQLEDASNELHQMCMQVAGEMIQKGNYPDYFQIPQAAIPLIEHSWHHQAPMLYGRFDFAYDGHQIKMLEYNADTPTGLLEASVAQWHWIEQVENIPHRDQFNSIHEDLIKRWKTIFPRGSHIHFAACQEAGREDWGNLEYLMDTAFQAGHKVSELSMENIGWDGQNFLDLNDQNIQNLFKLYPWEWVWEENFSQYLKPETNWVEPCWKMLLSNKAILVELWKKFPNHPLLLESHAFKNDMQLQGKWAKKPILAREGANIRVVQDNVDQGAASGSFYFDDYDKYGYIAQKWVETPLFDGKLPTLGLWMVGHTCAGMSIREDEFDIIGNDAHFAAHYFVE